A genomic region of Granulicella cerasi contains the following coding sequences:
- a CDS encoding TonB-dependent receptor, whose amino-acid sequence MAATVAALGSCCASAQVNSSLSGVVLDGAGAAVVGAQVEVSQGGQTLFCGASDATGHFSFADVPAGAYMVRVSREGFQTSLQSMTLRAGTPVALRTTLSVASLSQSVTVDAQTALVTELPTSQTHTAVSREEFKNSPAITVADIVSLMPGVSFVTGNGPRDIAVSVRGSSTRQTYGVRNVQVFEDGFPVTQPDGLARMDLTDPHAYSGVDVVQGPSSALYGNYATGGAINFHTRSGSDIHGVEVGADFGSFGYFNDYVTYGTGSERYQLAVFLSNVRAEQATSNNQFNTITANILASFAATPRDRMTFKFINNNLDTNLSIRLSRTQYALNPYQRGCAVYSSAFAVNGCASVSVFTNGFTGTRQSLAAAEAGLNRHDRRTIVGARYEHDVSADTTWQTQFVWDDRVANQPTSASAYRGTLPSFNVVSDRLRHGKLGGKESTTYVGGFFNYENISSTSANLMPGGNAAIGAPTQTIQGDHFNTGFHLRAEYALAPQWTLVAGVGGEYTQLAAVANNFTYTVATSSPLTISTAINPVRGDRNFFNVAPEFGVQYRPTSVWKLHGRIGTGYGTPQATQLFTTPQGLFGNNTTLKTQRNIGVEGGADLTLSNVLTLSGTIFYEWFRNEMVTQSPGVNLQSFTFNAPASAHRGVELGVDLHPLVHALPGLRMRGAYTYDNQIYTNYTEQLTSSGVTASFARAGLRIPGVQPHTLNARILYDQPSGMLRGFGGYLEDGWRDAFYLDNGNLLKAPGNNLLNLSLHYDPPAKHGLASRLRFFFDLQNLANVTYVASAGNITNTLNAAGQQNDASVLASVTGSIYAGTPRASYGGVRLRF is encoded by the coding sequence GTGGCCGCGACCGTTGCGGCCCTGGGATCGTGCTGCGCGTCTGCGCAGGTGAACAGTAGTCTCTCCGGGGTCGTTCTGGACGGAGCTGGTGCAGCTGTTGTCGGCGCGCAGGTTGAGGTTTCGCAAGGCGGACAAACTCTGTTTTGTGGAGCGTCGGACGCTACGGGACACTTTTCTTTCGCGGATGTCCCCGCAGGCGCTTACATGGTGCGCGTCAGCCGCGAAGGCTTCCAGACGAGCTTGCAGAGTATGACTTTGCGCGCAGGCACTCCGGTTGCGTTGCGCACGACACTGTCAGTGGCGTCGTTGTCACAGAGCGTTACGGTAGATGCGCAGACCGCGCTGGTCACCGAGCTGCCGACGAGCCAGACGCACACTGCGGTGAGCCGGGAGGAGTTCAAGAACTCGCCGGCGATCACGGTTGCGGACATCGTCAGCCTCATGCCGGGCGTCAGTTTCGTGACGGGCAACGGTCCTCGCGATATCGCGGTCTCTGTCCGAGGATCGAGCACGCGCCAGACCTACGGCGTCCGCAACGTGCAGGTCTTTGAGGATGGCTTTCCCGTAACCCAGCCGGATGGGCTTGCCCGCATGGACCTCACAGATCCTCACGCGTATAGCGGCGTGGATGTCGTACAGGGGCCGTCCTCTGCGCTCTACGGCAACTACGCCACCGGAGGAGCAATCAACTTCCATACGCGTTCGGGAAGTGACATCCACGGCGTCGAGGTAGGAGCGGACTTCGGCAGCTTTGGATACTTCAACGACTATGTCACCTATGGTACCGGCAGCGAGCGCTATCAGCTCGCCGTCTTCCTGAGCAACGTCCGCGCCGAGCAGGCGACGTCGAACAATCAGTTCAACACCATCACGGCCAACATCCTGGCGAGTTTTGCAGCAACGCCCCGCGATCGTATGACGTTCAAGTTCATCAACAATAACCTGGATACGAACCTCTCCATCCGACTCTCGCGCACGCAATACGCGTTGAATCCCTATCAGCGCGGTTGTGCCGTATATAGCAGCGCCTTCGCAGTAAACGGCTGCGCAAGTGTGAGCGTATTCACCAACGGATTTACTGGCACCAGGCAATCATTGGCTGCAGCGGAGGCCGGGCTGAATCGACATGATCGTCGTACGATCGTGGGTGCCCGATATGAGCATGATGTGAGCGCCGACACCACGTGGCAAACGCAGTTCGTGTGGGACGACCGCGTTGCGAATCAGCCGACGAGTGCTTCGGCATACCGTGGAACGCTGCCGTCGTTCAACGTGGTGAGTGACCGGCTGCGCCACGGCAAGCTCGGGGGCAAGGAGTCGACTACCTACGTGGGAGGCTTCTTCAATTACGAAAACATCAGCTCAACCAGCGCGAACCTCATGCCTGGCGGGAACGCTGCCATCGGTGCACCGACGCAGACGATTCAAGGTGATCATTTCAACACAGGTTTCCACCTGCGCGCCGAGTATGCGCTCGCCCCTCAATGGACTCTCGTTGCAGGTGTCGGAGGTGAATACACCCAGCTCGCTGCGGTCGCGAACAACTTCACCTATACGGTGGCTACGAGTTCGCCGCTGACGATCTCCACGGCCATCAATCCTGTACGCGGTGATCGGAACTTCTTCAACGTGGCCCCCGAGTTTGGTGTGCAGTATCGTCCCACGAGTGTGTGGAAGCTGCACGGACGCATAGGTACCGGCTATGGCACGCCGCAGGCGACCCAACTGTTCACGACGCCGCAAGGACTGTTCGGCAACAACACGACGCTCAAAACGCAACGCAATATCGGTGTCGAGGGAGGAGCCGACCTGACACTGAGTAACGTCCTGACGCTCTCGGGGACGATCTTCTATGAGTGGTTTCGCAACGAGATGGTGACGCAATCTCCTGGCGTGAACCTGCAGAGCTTTACTTTCAACGCACCAGCCTCTGCTCATCGTGGTGTTGAGTTGGGAGTCGACCTTCATCCGCTGGTTCACGCGCTGCCGGGCTTGAGGATGCGTGGAGCTTATACCTACGACAACCAGATTTACACCAACTACACGGAGCAATTGACGAGCAGCGGAGTCACGGCGAGCTTCGCGCGCGCGGGACTTCGCATTCCCGGGGTGCAGCCTCACACACTCAACGCTCGCATCCTCTACGATCAGCCGAGCGGCATGCTTCGCGGGTTTGGAGGCTATCTGGAAGACGGTTGGCGCGATGCTTTTTATCTCGACAACGGAAACCTGCTGAAGGCGCCGGGCAATAATCTGTTGAACCTCAGCCTTCATTACGATCCTCCTGCGAAGCATGGGCTGGCTTCGCGGCTGCGGTTCTTCTTCGATCTGCAGAACCTTGCGAACGTGACCTACGTCGCGTCTGCGGGCAACATTACCAACACGCTGAATGCTGCTGGCCAGCAGAACGATGCGAGCGTGCTGGCGAGTGTTACGGGCTCAATCTATGCGGGGACGCCGCGTGCGTCGTACGGAGGCGTTCGCCTGCGCTTCTAG